The sequence below is a genomic window from Clostridium putrefaciens.
TTCTTGAATCTCCAGGATAATCATATCCCCAAACCTCACAAAGAAGTTGTTCCCTTGTAAATACTCTATTTTTATTATTTGCAAGATAATGCAATAATTCAAATTCTTTAGGTGGCATTTTTATATCTTCATCCTTATATACTACAGTATAAGAATTAATATCTATTGCGAGTTCAGGAAATGTTAATGTTTCTCTACTTCCATTATCGGAATTATATCTCCTCATTACTGCTTTAACTCTTGCTATAAGCTCTTTAGGTTCAAATGGTTTCACAATATAATCATCTGCTCCAAGTTCAAGTCCCAATACCTTATCAAAGGTATCCCCCTTAGCTGTAAGCATTATTACAGGGGTTTCATTTTCTTTCCTTATCCACTTTAAAACGTCTATTCCGTCCATATGCGGAATCATTATATCTAAAAGCACAATATCAGGTTTATAATTTAAAAATGCCTCCTGTGCATTCTTACCATCATGCGACAATCTTGTATCATACCCTGAGTTTTGTAAATACATCTTTATAACTTCACATATGTTTTCATCATCATCTACTATAAGGACCTTTCCTATAGTTCCTTCCATATTTCAAACCCCCTCAATATAATTTAACACACTTATTACTATTTACTATATATTAATCTATCACAAAATACTATTTAAATACTACTTTACACAAAAAAGTTACAAATAATTTACTAGTAAATAAAATTAGAGCATAA
It includes:
- a CDS encoding response regulator transcription factor, yielding MEGTIGKVLIVDDDENICEVIKMYLQNSGYDTRLSHDGKNAQEAFLNYKPDIVLLDIMIPHMDGIDVLKWIRKENETPVIMLTAKGDTFDKVLGLELGADDYIVKPFEPKELIARVKAVMRRYNSDNGSRETLTFPELAIDINSYTVVYKDEDIKMPPKEFELLHYLANNKNRVFTREQLLCEVWGYDYPGDSRTVDVHIKRLREKLHGGPNWQLETVWGVGYKFEVK